A region of Phoenix dactylifera cultivar Barhee BC4 unplaced genomic scaffold, palm_55x_up_171113_PBpolish2nd_filt_p 000213F, whole genome shotgun sequence DNA encodes the following proteins:
- the LOC120105161 gene encoding uncharacterized protein LOC120105161, with amino-acid sequence MEPSRKTNPAKRDIGWSYGRRLGSEGQRHQFQCKFCDKVFKGGGVTRLKQHLAGNSGEVATCRNCPNEIRVLMRQNLAEAKEAKEMASKKRAEVDRQAAEPPSYHSREPEEVEDLDEEEADIQAAMHASLDDQWQQEEVARHRARFGPSAYESGGGSRSTRQDPEFLRTTSVREGVGKERGRIASMLGGFGSHLEEFQKERQFMM; translated from the coding sequence atggagccatcaagaaaaacgaACCCTGCAAAGCGTGATATTGGCTGGTCTTATGGGCGAAGACTTGGAAGTGAGGGGCAACGACACCAGTTTCAATGCAAGTTTTGCGACAAGGTTTTCAAGGGAGGAGGGGTAACCAGGTTGAAGCAACACTTAGCCGGAAATTCCGGTGAGGTTGCTACGTGCCGAAATTGTCCTAACGAGATTCGTGTGCTGATGAGGCAGAATCTTGCTGAGGCCAAAGAagcgaaggagatggcttccaagaagagggcggaggtcgatcgccaagcggcagagccaccttcctatcactctagggagccagaggaggtcgaggatctagatgaggaggaggcagatattcaggcggccatgcatgcaagcctggatgatcagtggcagcaggaggaggtggccaggcatagggctcgatttgggccctctgCATACGAGTCGGGCGGCGGTTCTCGAAGCACTAGACAAGATCCAGAGTTCTTGAGGACAACTTCAGTAAGGGAGGGCGTCGGCAAAGAACGtggccggattgcatctatgctggGTGGTTTTGGTAGTCATCTAGAGGAGTTCCAGAAGGAGCGACAATTcatgatgtag